A window from Abditibacteriota bacterium encodes these proteins:
- the tcmP gene encoding three-Cys-motif partner protein TcmP, whose product MNINGTVIGHVNPHSIKKFELIKKYVETWAQKLLQNTYCSGLVFIDCMSNCGEYFDDTGTQVYGTPVRVANYLRNVAWQYQEKQIDLYFSDFCEAKTEHLKTLMPKETKNFHWHITTENGNDLARRLGQMIQKNKHYLLVYDPFIASIDWGAIMPFINSWSEVILNHMVSDTIRAVKMVKTENTRNKYQQTYLMDLENLLLYGSDKDAFEQRIERIIKGLRLDRGKKYYIAAFPFFNTRNAVVYNLIHCTSNINGFRLYKESAWKTFGGKSSTKNTHGFDLHPKSRTTML is encoded by the coding sequence GTGAACATCAACGGTACTGTTATTGGACATGTTAATCCTCATTCAATCAAAAAGTTTGAATTAATCAAGAAGTACGTAGAGACTTGGGCACAAAAGTTACTCCAAAACACGTATTGTTCAGGACTTGTTTTCATTGATTGCATGTCAAATTGTGGCGAGTACTTCGATGATACCGGCACTCAAGTATATGGCACTCCTGTTCGGGTGGCAAACTACCTCAGGAATGTTGCGTGGCAATATCAAGAGAAGCAAATTGATTTATATTTCAGCGATTTTTGCGAAGCAAAAACAGAACACTTGAAAACTCTCATGCCCAAGGAAACTAAAAATTTCCATTGGCATATCACAACCGAGAACGGAAATGATTTGGCCAGACGTTTAGGGCAGATGATACAAAAGAACAAGCATTACCTTCTTGTCTACGATCCATTTATTGCCTCTATTGACTGGGGCGCAATAATGCCGTTTATAAACAGCTGGAGCGAGGTAATACTTAATCATATGGTATCAGATACCATAAGAGCAGTTAAGATGGTTAAAACTGAGAACACAAGAAATAAATACCAACAAACATATTTGATGGACCTTGAAAATCTCCTTCTATATGGAAGCGATAAAGACGCTTTTGAACAACGCATCGAAAGAATTATCAAGGGTTTGCGACTTGACCGAGGGAAAAAATACTACATTGCTGCCTTCCCATTTTTTAATACAAGGAATGCTGTTGTTTATAATCTAATTCACTGTACCAGTAACATAAATGGCTTCAGGCTTTATAAAGAATCCGCTTGGAAAACTTTTGGTGGAAAATCGTCAACAAAGAATACCCATGGGTTTGATCTGCACCCCAAAAGTAGGACAACTATGTTATGA
- a CDS encoding radical SAM protein, translating into MKKIKKFIKRKSLIYKTGVEYGDYTMNHVLGCSHGCHYPCYAFLQKKRFGEIKSYDEWCEPALVENTLSLLDVELPKLKNKIKILHLCFTTDPFMYQYNEVQSMSFEAIRKINEAGVRCSVLTKGVLPIELAKLSKENEYGITLISTNESFRKRMEPGSAPWKKRLDSLKALHEAGCKTWVSIEPFPTPNIVKQDLQKLLEQVAFVDRIIFGRMNYSTDVTSYSLHKNFYNDKADEVISFCNKHGISYHIKEGTLSEKAEK; encoded by the coding sequence ATGAAAAAAATCAAGAAGTTTATTAAGAGAAAATCGCTTATATACAAAACAGGGGTCGAATATGGTGACTACACAATGAACCATGTCTTGGGTTGCTCTCATGGTTGCCATTATCCTTGTTACGCATTTTTGCAGAAGAAAAGGTTTGGCGAGATAAAATCATATGATGAATGGTGTGAACCTGCACTTGTTGAAAACACGCTGTCTTTACTGGATGTCGAACTACCGAAACTCAAGAATAAAATCAAGATACTGCATTTGTGCTTTACAACCGATCCGTTCATGTATCAGTACAATGAAGTCCAGAGCATGAGCTTTGAGGCAATAAGAAAGATTAATGAAGCAGGGGTCCGATGCTCCGTTCTAACTAAAGGAGTTTTGCCAATTGAACTTGCAAAACTCTCTAAAGAGAATGAGTACGGCATCACGTTAATTTCTACAAACGAGTCATTTCGAAAGCGCATGGAACCTGGTTCAGCCCCATGGAAAAAACGACTTGATTCACTTAAGGCTTTGCATGAAGCAGGTTGTAAAACATGGGTTAGCATCGAGCCGTTTCCGACACCTAACATAGTTAAACAGGATTTGCAGAAGTTGCTTGAGCAAGTAGCTTTTGTTGACCGAATTATATTTGGTCGAATGAATTACAGTACAGATGTAACGTCATATAGCCTTCACAAAAATTTCTATAACGACAAGGCTGATGAGGTTATATCTTTTTGTAACAAACATGGTATCAGTTACCATATCAAAGAAGGAACCTTATCCGAGAAAGCAGAAAAGTGA
- the tcmP gene encoding three-Cys-motif partner protein TcmP, translated as MPRNNDDFFQEKKAWSEVKDQLFECYFKPYVAKILHTHKPLTYIDCFAGKGKFEDGKPGSPLIALDVIEECLRSTTHDNPCISTTFIELKYGRELQEVLSDYPSATVVSGRYEEQIFDILRDKVNTNVFLYLDPYGIKSLHFPIFDTLAKNGFNSVELLINLNTFGFIREACSVLGTTLILDDPTVFDDLVEYDSTNTTTPNSIHDLDVIAGGNYWQAIIKDYRDRRKDGYQAEECFAKQYCQRLSKDFTYVLNMPLRIRQGQRPKYRMIHATNHPDGCLLMVDNIWNRWQLWQTVQNNRQLSLIPEDPNNNFIDDTIIKNKAKEHFSSYNVMTSYNKALAEFYMRNGAICEKHKVAKVLKEFEKEGHISVLRNPAFTATGRPTTFMSESSNQKVHIKWES; from the coding sequence ATGCCGAGGAATAACGATGACTTCTTTCAGGAAAAGAAAGCGTGGTCAGAAGTGAAAGACCAACTCTTTGAGTGTTATTTTAAACCGTATGTTGCTAAAATTCTTCACACACATAAGCCGTTAACATATATCGATTGTTTTGCCGGCAAGGGCAAATTTGAAGATGGGAAACCGGGTTCCCCATTAATTGCTTTAGATGTTATTGAAGAGTGTTTGAGATCAACAACACATGATAATCCTTGTATCAGCACAACTTTTATTGAATTAAAGTATGGACGCGAATTACAAGAAGTCCTATCAGATTATCCGTCTGCAACAGTTGTATCAGGACGATACGAAGAACAAATCTTTGATATTCTCAGGGACAAGGTCAATACTAACGTATTCTTATATCTTGATCCCTATGGAATCAAGTCGCTTCATTTTCCTATATTTGACACACTTGCTAAAAACGGTTTTAATTCTGTTGAGTTGCTAATTAATCTAAATACATTCGGATTTATCCGAGAAGCTTGCAGTGTATTAGGTACTACATTAATACTTGATGATCCGACAGTATTTGATGACCTTGTAGAATACGATTCAACAAATACGACTACTCCAAATTCTATTCATGACTTAGATGTAATTGCCGGTGGTAACTATTGGCAGGCCATTATAAAAGACTATCGCGACAGACGAAAAGACGGATACCAGGCAGAAGAATGCTTTGCAAAGCAGTATTGTCAACGACTATCAAAAGATTTTACCTATGTCCTTAACATGCCACTTAGAATACGTCAAGGCCAAAGACCAAAATATAGAATGATTCATGCTACTAACCACCCTGACGGTTGCTTGTTAATGGTTGATAATATCTGGAATCGCTGGCAGCTATGGCAAACTGTCCAAAACAACAGGCAATTGTCTTTAATCCCTGAAGACCCGAATAATAATTTCATCGATGATACAATCATTAAGAACAAAGCAAAGGAGCATTTTTCAAGTTACAACGTTATGACTTCATATAACAAGGCTTTGGCTGAATTCTATATGAGAAATGGGGCAATCTGCGAAAAACATAAAGTCGCTAAGGTTCTAAAAGAATTTGAAAAAGAAGGTCATATTTCAGTTTTAAGAAACCCGGCATTTACAGCTACGGGCAGACCGACAACATTCATGTCAGAAAGCTCAAATCAAAAAGTACACATTAAGTGGGAGTCATGA
- a CDS encoding glucosamine-6-phosphate deaminase, with protein sequence MKVIIQENYDKMCEWAAAHIIDAINSHPKDKPFVLGLPTGSSPLGVYKKLIKANKEGKVSFKNVVTFNMDEYVGLPRTHHESYWFFMHDNFFDHIDIPAGNINILNGMAEDLEAECARYEEKIASYGGIDLFMGGSGVDGHIAFNEPYTSLNSRTGVRDLTEDTKIVNSRFFDNDPDQVPSRALSVGVATVTDSREVLLLINGHNKARALAHCVEGGVSSKWTISALQNHNNAYIAVDEAACGELKVDTYKYFLDVYKSERL encoded by the coding sequence ACAGCCACCCCAAGGACAAGCCCTTTGTACTGGGTCTCCCCACCGGGTCTTCCCCTCTGGGCGTCTACAAGAAGCTCATCAAGGCCAACAAAGAGGGCAAGGTGTCCTTTAAGAACGTGGTCACCTTCAACATGGATGAATACGTGGGCCTCCCCAGGACCCACCACGAGAGCTACTGGTTCTTCATGCACGACAACTTCTTTGACCACATAGACATTCCCGCCGGCAACATCAACATCCTGAACGGCATGGCCGAGGATCTGGAAGCCGAGTGCGCCCGCTATGAAGAAAAGATAGCCTCCTACGGCGGCATAGACCTCTTTATGGGCGGCAGCGGCGTTGACGGTCACATCGCCTTCAACGAGCCCTACACCTCCCTCAACTCCCGCACCGGCGTGCGCGACCTGACCGAGGACACCAAGATCGTCAACTCCCGTTTCTTTGACAACGACCCCGACCAGGTGCCCTCCAGAGCCCTCAGCGTAGGCGTGGCCACCGTCACCGACTCCCGCGAGGTGCTGCTCCTCATCAACGGCCACAACAAGGCCCGGGCCCTGGCCCACTGCGTGGAAGGCGGGGTAAGCAGCAAGTGGACCATCTCTGCTCTGCAGAACCACAACAACGCTTATATCGCTGTGGACGAAGCCGCCTGCGGCGAGCTGAAGGTAGATACCTACAAGTATTTCCTGGACGTCTACAAGAGCGAAAGACTGTAA